One window from the genome of Gopherus evgoodei ecotype Sinaloan lineage chromosome 2, rGopEvg1_v1.p, whole genome shotgun sequence encodes:
- the POMGNT2 gene encoding protein O-linked-mannose beta-1,4-N-acetylglucosaminyltransferase 2: MNIAAVFNALLVSALAAVLWKYIKLREHVFVVEEELALTRQSQELSQVQIDYHAALQALVEDGTRMVCTGRMHTDRICRFESLCYSTEAEEFVFFHSNASVMLPNLGSRRFQPALLDLSSVEDHNTQYFNFVELPVAALKFMPKPVFVPDVALIANRFNPDNLMHVFHDDLLPIFYTMQQFPDLDLESRLFFMEGWSEGLHFDLYKLLSNKQPLLREQLKTLGRLLCFTKSYVGLSKITTWYQYGFVQPQGPKANILVSGNEIRHFSKFMMEKLNVSLEESASEEYIVVFSRTINRLILNEAELILALAQEFQMKTITVSIEDHSFSHIVRLISNASMLVSMHGAQLVMSLFLPRGATVVELFPYAINPEHYTPYKTLSALPGMDLQYISWQNTDQENTVTFPDRPWDQGGIAHLDKAEQERIMKSKEVPRHLCCRNPEWLFRVYQDTRVDIPSLIQVIRQMVKLKPGPKKQKWTSGLYPGKVRDAKCQASVQGTSEAKLSVSWQIPWNLKYLKVREVKYEVWIQEQGENTYMPYILSHQNHTFSENIKPFTIYLVWIRCIFNKNLLGPFADVLLCST, translated from the coding sequence ATGAACATAGCAGCGGTGTTTAATGCCCTGCTAGTGTCTGCCCTTGCAGCTGTGCTGTGGAAATACATCAAGCTGCGAGAGCACGTCTTCGTGGTTGAAGAAGAGCTGGCCCTCACTCGCCAGTCCCAGgaactctctcaggtccagattGACTACCATGCGGCTCTTCAGGCCCTGGTGGAGGACGGTACCAGGATGGTGTGCACAGGCAGGATGCACACGGATCGCATCTGCCGCTTTGAGTCCCTCTGTTACTCCACTGAGGCAGAGGAATTTGTCTTCTTTCACAGCAACGCGTCAGTTATGCTTCCCAACCTTGGCTCCAGGAGATTCCAGCCTGCCTTGCTTGATCTCTCCTCGGTGGAGGACCACAACACCCAATATTTCAACTTTGTGGAACTGCCAGTTGCTGCATTGAAATTCATGCCAAAGCCGGTCTTTGTGCCTGATGTGGCGCTCATCGCCAACCGATTCAACCCGGACAACTTGATGCACGTCTTCCATGACGACCTCCTCCCGATCTTCTACACCATGCAGCAGTTCCCAGACTTGGATCTGGAGTCACGACTCTTCTTCATGGAGGGGTGGAGTGAAGGCCTGCACTTCGATCTTTACAAGTTACTGAGTAACAAACAGCCACTCCTCAGAGAGCAGCTTAAAACCTTGGGCAGGCTCCTTTGTTTTACCAAATCTTACGTAGGGCTGTCCAAAATCACCACATGGTACCAATATGGATTTGTTCAGCCACAAGGACCAAAGGCGAACATCTTGGTTTCTGGCAATGAGATCAGGCATTTCTCCAAGTTCATGATGGAGAAGCTGAATGTCAGCTTGGAAGAAAGTGCCAGTGAGGAGTATATTGTAGTATTCAGTCGAACAATCAACAGACTAATCCTAAATGAGGCAGAACTAATCTTGGCGCTTGCCCAGGAGTTTCAGATGAAAACCATTACAGTCTCCATAGAGGACCATTCGTTTTCTCACATTGTACGTCTGATCAGCAATGCATCCATGCTAGTCAGCATGCATGGAGCCCAATTAGTGATGTCTCTCTTCCTGCCAAGAGGGGCCACTGTCGTGGAGCTCTTTCCTTATGCGATCAACCCCGAACACTATACCCCGTACAAAACACTGTCAGCGCTCCCTGGCATGGATCTCCAGTACATTTCCTGGCAGAATACTGATCAGGAAAACACTGTAACCTTTCCTGACAGGCCATGGGACCAGGGAGGAATTGCTCACTTAGACAAGGCAGAGCAAGAACGCATAATGAAGAGCAAGGAGGTTCCACGCCACCTCTGCTGTCGGAACCCGGAATGGCTTTTCCGTGTCTATCAGGATACAAGAGTCGACATCCCTTCCCTTATCCAAGTGATCAGGCAAATGGTGAAATTAAAGCCTGGACCCAAGAAGCAGAAGTGGACTAGTGGTCTGTACCCTGGCAAGGTTAGGGATGCTAAGTGTCAAGCCTCTGTCCAAGGTACTAGTGAAGCGAAGCTCTCTGTGTCTTGGCAGATCCCCTGGAACCTTAAGTACCTGAAGGTCAGGGAGGTGAAATATGAAGTGTGGATACAGGAGCAAGGTGAAAACACTTACATGCCTTATATTTTGTCACACCAGAATCACACCTTTTCAGAAAACATTAAGCCATTCACGATATATCTGGTGTGGATCCGCTGCATCTTCAACAAAAATCTCCTTGGACCTTTTGCAGATGTGCTCTTGTGTAGTACgtaa